One genomic segment of Hordeum vulgare subsp. vulgare chromosome 2H, MorexV3_pseudomolecules_assembly, whole genome shotgun sequence includes these proteins:
- the LOC123430510 gene encoding uncharacterized protein LOC123430510, giving the protein MLRAAASRCAGGAIRRLSVASYSAAAGAWRKPPLDEGDWSYYKEWWGEDDGPGDGAHTVFRRHSEHGNGVVSVAAYPASIPASDQWPVMERWLQERNLAMYPESSGADQFKILGYQWRVMRFNDHTRQSTAKVMACYRSGGDRALYSMQQPNCLAVPYVKSMVSAGLTALPSCSYDLPRAVSEPNTMKILCIGHGGGSIPLFLASKFRGADVHIVEIDPVVVSASVESMGFPASCAKGLSDHTMQPADGDELLWNGVHDRISLHIEDAEDFIAGDSNIYDLVFIDAYDGNDIFPRKLWDADGPFLRNLEEKVHPVHGTVVVNLHSDSEASSPDVDDEAPFENVLPMGRYVSHVCRAYKRHFGLAFTTASPWLCNITMVACRDEAMLRGAPVGHSRRDFVLSKLLSRSGMIERVLDLLPFPCLQYVRNGFTLVE; this is encoded by the exons ATGTTGCGGGCGGCGGCGTCAAGGTGCGCCGGCGGCGCCATCCGGCGGCTGTCGGTGGCGTCGTACTCAGCAGCGGCTGGCGCGTGGAGGAAGCCTCCCCTCGACGAGGGGGACTGGTCCTACTACAAGGAGTGGTGGGGCGAGGACGACGGGCCCGGCGACGGAGCTCACACCGTCTTCCGCCGCCACTCCGAGCACGGCAATGGCGTCGTCTCCGTCGCCGCATACCCAGCCTCCATACCG GCCAGCGATCAGTGGCCGGTGATGGAGAGATGGCTTCAAGaaagaaacttggcaatgtaccCAGAATCAAGTGGTGCTGACCAGTTTAAGATACTAGGCTACCAGTGGCGAGTAATGCGCTTTAACGATCATACACGGCAAAGTACTGCAAAAGTAATGGCGTGTTACCGGTCTGGGGGCGATAGAGCATTATACTCAATGCAGCAACCCAATTGTTTAGCTGTTCCTT ATGTCAAGAGCATGGTATCAGCAGGGTTGACAGCACTCCCTAGTTGTTCTTATGATCTCCCTCGAGCAGTTTCTGAGCCGAACACTATGAAAATTCTCTGTATCGGTCATGGTGGCGGCAGCATACCATTGTTTTTGGCTAGTAAATTCAGAG GTGCTGATGTCCACATTGTGGAGATCGACCCAGTCGTCGTTTCAGCCTCGGTCGAATCCATGGGCTTTCCCGCCTCATGCGCGAAAGGGCTATCAGACCACACCATGCAGCCCGCCGACGGCGACGAGCTGCTATGGAACGGCGTCCACGACCGCATTTCCCTCCACATAGAAGACGCGGAAGACTTCATCGCCGGCGACAGCAACATCTACGACCTGGTCTTCATCGACGCGTACGACGGGAACGACATATTCCCCCGCAAGCTCTGGGACGCCGACGGGCCGTTCCTGAGGAACCTGGAGGAGAAGGTCCACCCTGTGCACGGCACCGTGGTGGTGAACCTGCACTCCGACTCGGAGGCGTCGTCCCCCGACGTCGACGACGAGGCCCCCTTCGAGAACGTGCTCCCCATGGGCAGGTACGTCTCCCACGTCTGCCGGGCCTACAAGCGGCACTTCGGGCTGGCCTTCACGACGGCCTCCCCCTGGCTCTGCAACATCACGATGGTCGCCTGCCGCGACGAGGCGATGCTGCGTGGCGCCCCGGTGGGGCATAGCCGTCGGGACTTTGTTCTCAGCAAGCTTCTGTCGAGGTCGGGCATGATCGAGCGGGTGCTGGACCTGCTGCCGTTCCCTTGTCTGCAGTACGTCAGGAATGGCTTCACGCTGGTTGAATGA
- the LOC123430508 gene encoding uncharacterized protein LOC123430508 produces the protein MLLRSSSTPFLRAFLSSPSPPSSLHLRRAFSDGHLPSLNPSSNSSGDNKDDDSKTTGLHTELSFSIYNTFSKAKLEPHQEQEMEEDQQAAAAAQPELPELPLFLARGMGIDRLASGLFTAGMGSQAALARMASGVDQTAVLALDAQYKEMVDEQPGNALFLRNYAQFLHEVKCDARRAEEYYSRAMLADPTDGEIMSQYAKLVWAVHRDHERSLTYFHKSVQAAPRDSHVLAAYASFLWEQDEEEDDDGGVGAGEQGAPGGAAQPRQLASSAV, from the exons ATGCTGCTGAGGAGCTCCTCCACGCCATTCCTGCGCgccttcctctcctccccctcgccaccctcctccctccacctccggcgggcctTCTCCGACGGCCACCTCCCTTCGCTCAACCCCTCCTCCAACTCCTCCGgcgacaacaaggacgacgacagcaAGACCACCGGCCTCCACACCGAGCTCTCCTTTTCCATCTACAACACCTTCAGCAAGGCCAAGCTGGAGCCCCACCAGGagcaggagatggaggaggaccagcaggctgcggcggcggcgcagcCTGAGCTGCCGGAGCTGCCGCTGTTCCTGGCGAGGGGCATGGGCATCGACCGCCTCGCCTCCGGCCTCTTCACCGCCGGCATGGGGTCCCAGGCCGCCCTGGCCAGGATGGCCAGCGGGGTGGACCAGACGGCCGTGCTGGCGCTGGACGCCCAGTACAAGGAGATGGTCGACGAGCAGCCCGGCAACGCCCTGTTCCTGCGCAACTACGCGCAGTTCCTGCACGAG GTGAAGTGCGACGCCAGAAGGGCGGAGGAGTACTACTCGCGCGCGATGCTGGCCGACCCGACCGACGGCGAGATCATGTCGCAGTACGCGAAGCTGGTGTGGGCGGTGCACCGCGACCACGAGCGGTCCCTCACCTACTTCCACAAGTCGGTGCAGGCTGCCCCGCGGGACAG CCACGTCCTCGCGGCGTACGCCAGCTTCCTGTGGGAGcaggacgaggaggaagacgacgatggTGGTGTTGGGGCAGGCGAGCAGGGTGCACCCGGGGGCGCTGCGCAGCCGAGGCAGCTGGCTTCTTCTGCCGTTTGA
- the LOC123427219 gene encoding nuclear transport factor 2-like isoform X1 yields the protein MDELRREQHRIAGHPYAFEVGSYFLAGYYSVLASTPELARQFYTDGSTVVRVDCQTMESQFGETAEEINDILMSMNVEKVEIKTANFLQSWAGAITLLVTGLVQLKGYPSRKRFSQSIILAPQIKPDGFYVDSDIFQLICDEYDEHYQVADYGYANQFPQMVAHNTMTETASDYVSEELELKGFAAPADSDERGNGIIYENHEMQQQDPLEFESAINGETHFDDPAPSLPSSTDIKQDASLAPPHPPSPPTPEEEPVGEPPKQTYASVLRANAGHQVMHSTQVNRAMPGTAESQLVGQTQPVSVQEKSNLDTRQDVSVPEDEEEFLSVYVGNLSPATSVFDLEKVFQAFGKIKPDGVAIRSRKEAGVFFGFVEYENMSGIQNALDASPIELNGRLVHVEERRPGSGVFRGGGRRGRGRTADFSRGQYGGRYDGDYAARSKGNGYQRRGGRQYDGYE from the exons ATGGACGAACTGCGGCGGGAGCAGCACCGCATCGCCGGCCACCCCTACGCCTTCGAG GTGGGGTCCTACTTCCTCGCCGGCTACTACAGCGTCCTGGCCAGCACCCCGGAGCTGGCGCGCCAGTTCTACACGGACGGCAGCACCGTCGTGAGGGTCGACTGCCAGACCATGGAGTCCCAGTTCGGGGAGACGGCCGAG GAAATCAATGATATATTGATGTCCATGAATGTTGAAAAGGTCGAGATTAAAACGGCTAATTTCTTGCAATCATGGGCTGGAGCCATCACTCTGTTGGTTACTGGCCTAGTGCAATTGAAAGGCTACCCTTCACGCAAGAGATTCTCCCAGAGTATCATTCTTGCTCCTCAGATCAAACCAGATGGATTTTATGTAGACAGTGACATCTTTCAGCTCAtctgtgatgagtatgatgagcaTTACCAAGTTGCTGATTACGGTTATGCTAACCAATTTCCCCAGATGGTTGCTCATAATACTATGACCGAAACAG CATCTGATTATGTGTCTGAAGAACTTGAATTAAAGGGGTTTGCAGCTCCTGCTGATTCCGACGAAAGGGGTAATGGTATTATATATGAGAATCATGAAATGCAGCAGCAAGATCCTTTGGAATTTGAGTCTGCAATCAATGGAGAAACTCATTTTGATGATCCTGCTCCCTCCCTCCCTAGTTCGACAGACATTAAACAGGATGCATCTCTTGCTCCTCCCCACCCTCCTTCCCCACCTACACCTGAAGAAGAGCCTGTGGGAGAACCGCCTAAGCAAACATATGCTTCAGTG CTGCGAGCAAATGCTGGTCATCAGGTTATGCACTCCACTCAGGTTAACAGGGCTATGCCAGGGACTGCAGAATCACAGCTGGTTGGACAAACTCAGCCTGTGTCAGTGCAAGAAAAATCCAACTTGGACACTCGTCAGGATGTCAGTGTCCCTGAGGATGAAG AAGAGTTCCTATCAGTATATGTTGGTAATCTTTCTCCAGCTACTTCAGTCTTCGATCTTGAGAAGGTCTTTCAGGCTTTTGGAAAAATTAAACCTGATGGAGTTGCTATACGTAGTCGCAAG GAGGCTGGAGTTTTCTTTGGCTTTGTGGAGTATGAAAACATGAGTGGCATTCAGAATGCGTTGGAT GCATCTCCAATCGAGTTGAATGGGCGTCTGGTACATGTTGAGGAGAGGAGGCCTGGCAGTGGAGTCTTTCGCGGCGGCGGAA GGCGAGGGCGGGGAAGAACAGCTGATTTCTCAAGGGGGCAATATGGTGGGCGCTACGATGGGGATTACGCTGCACGGTCAAAGGGAAATGGCTACCAACGGAGGGGCGGGCGCCAATACGACGGCTACGAGTAG
- the LOC123427219 gene encoding nuclear transport factor 2-like isoform X2 — protein sequence MDELRREQHRIAGHPYAFEVGSYFLAGYYSVLASTPELARQFYTDGSTVVRVDCQTMESQFGETAEEINDILMSMNVEKVEIKTANFLQSWAGAITLLVTGLVQLKGYPSRKRFSQSIILAPQIKPDGFYVDSDIFQLICDEYDEHYQVADYGYANQFPQMVAHNTMTETASDYVSEELELKGFAAPADSDERGNGIIYENHEMQQQDPLEFESAINGETHFDDPAPSLPSSTDIKQDASLAPPHPPSPPTPEEEPVGEPPKQTYASVLRANAGHQVMHSTQVNRAMPGTAESQLVGQTQPVSVQEKSNLDTRQDVSVPEDEEFLSVYVGNLSPATSVFDLEKVFQAFGKIKPDGVAIRSRKEAGVFFGFVEYENMSGIQNALDASPIELNGRLVHVEERRPGSGVFRGGGRRGRGRTADFSRGQYGGRYDGDYAARSKGNGYQRRGGRQYDGYE from the exons ATGGACGAACTGCGGCGGGAGCAGCACCGCATCGCCGGCCACCCCTACGCCTTCGAG GTGGGGTCCTACTTCCTCGCCGGCTACTACAGCGTCCTGGCCAGCACCCCGGAGCTGGCGCGCCAGTTCTACACGGACGGCAGCACCGTCGTGAGGGTCGACTGCCAGACCATGGAGTCCCAGTTCGGGGAGACGGCCGAG GAAATCAATGATATATTGATGTCCATGAATGTTGAAAAGGTCGAGATTAAAACGGCTAATTTCTTGCAATCATGGGCTGGAGCCATCACTCTGTTGGTTACTGGCCTAGTGCAATTGAAAGGCTACCCTTCACGCAAGAGATTCTCCCAGAGTATCATTCTTGCTCCTCAGATCAAACCAGATGGATTTTATGTAGACAGTGACATCTTTCAGCTCAtctgtgatgagtatgatgagcaTTACCAAGTTGCTGATTACGGTTATGCTAACCAATTTCCCCAGATGGTTGCTCATAATACTATGACCGAAACAG CATCTGATTATGTGTCTGAAGAACTTGAATTAAAGGGGTTTGCAGCTCCTGCTGATTCCGACGAAAGGGGTAATGGTATTATATATGAGAATCATGAAATGCAGCAGCAAGATCCTTTGGAATTTGAGTCTGCAATCAATGGAGAAACTCATTTTGATGATCCTGCTCCCTCCCTCCCTAGTTCGACAGACATTAAACAGGATGCATCTCTTGCTCCTCCCCACCCTCCTTCCCCACCTACACCTGAAGAAGAGCCTGTGGGAGAACCGCCTAAGCAAACATATGCTTCAGTG CTGCGAGCAAATGCTGGTCATCAGGTTATGCACTCCACTCAGGTTAACAGGGCTATGCCAGGGACTGCAGAATCACAGCTGGTTGGACAAACTCAGCCTGTGTCAGTGCAAGAAAAATCCAACTTGGACACTCGTCAGGATGTCAGTGTCCCTGAGGATGAAG AGTTCCTATCAGTATATGTTGGTAATCTTTCTCCAGCTACTTCAGTCTTCGATCTTGAGAAGGTCTTTCAGGCTTTTGGAAAAATTAAACCTGATGGAGTTGCTATACGTAGTCGCAAG GAGGCTGGAGTTTTCTTTGGCTTTGTGGAGTATGAAAACATGAGTGGCATTCAGAATGCGTTGGAT GCATCTCCAATCGAGTTGAATGGGCGTCTGGTACATGTTGAGGAGAGGAGGCCTGGCAGTGGAGTCTTTCGCGGCGGCGGAA GGCGAGGGCGGGGAAGAACAGCTGATTTCTCAAGGGGGCAATATGGTGGGCGCTACGATGGGGATTACGCTGCACGGTCAAAGGGAAATGGCTACCAACGGAGGGGCGGGCGCCAATACGACGGCTACGAGTAG